From one Gossypium hirsutum isolate 1008001.06 chromosome D08, Gossypium_hirsutum_v2.1, whole genome shotgun sequence genomic stretch:
- the LOC107909099 gene encoding basic leucine zipper and W2 domain-containing protein 2 isoform X1, producing MSSKEKPTLGGTRIKTRKRNIAAPLDPAAFADAVVQIYLDNAGDLELVAKNLESSDLNFSRYGDTFFEVVFTGGRTQPGTIKPDEGERHPYSVIECEAKREAILPSVIYIQKILRRRPFLIKNLENVMQRLLQSLELFEDNERKKLAIFTALAFSQKLSGLPPETVFQPLLKDNLVVKGLVLSFITDFFKEYLVDNSLEDLISILKRGKMEDNLLDFFPSAKRSPEGFSEHFTKEGLVPLVEYNEKKIFEVKLKEMKSALTTQIAEESDISEVIENVKQRVNDAKLPDIEVVRILWDVIMDAVQWSGKNQQQNANSALRQVKTWAKLLNSFCSSGKLELELMYKVQMQCYEDAKLMKLFPEIVKSLYDQDVLAEDTILYWFRKGLNPKGRQTFVKALEPFVNWLEEAEEEE from the exons Atgag CTCGAAGGAGAAACCCACTCtcgg TGGTACGCGGATTAAGACCCGCAAACGGAATATTGCTGCGCCTCTGGACCCTGCAGCATTTGCTGATGCAGTTGTCCAGATCTATTTGGATAATGCTGGTGATCTG GAACTTGTTGCCAAGAACCTTGAATCTTCTGATCTTAACTTCTCAAGATACGGTGACACTTTCTTTGAG GTTGTTTTCACCGGGGGCCGCACACAACCAGGCACAATCAAACCTGATGAGGGGGAGCGCCACCCTTACTCTGTAATAGAGTGTGAGGCTAAACGTGAAGCCATTTTGCCATCTGTGATCTACATACAGAAAATCTTGCGTCGAAGGCCTTTTCTGATAAAGAATCTTGAAAATGTTATGCAAAGATTGTTGCAGTCCTTGGAGCTGTTTGAGGACAATGAAAGGAAGAAGCTTGCAATTTTCACAGCACTTGCTTTTTCCCAGAAGCTATCAGGGCTGCCACCTGAGACTGTGTTCCAGCCACTGCTCAAGGACAATCTTGTGGTCAAAGGGCTAGTTCTTTCATTCATAACAGACTTCTTCAAGGAGTATCTGGTGGATAATAGCCTTGAAGATTTAATTTCAATTCTGAAGCGAGGGAAAATGGAGGACAATCTCCTGGACTTCTTTCCATCTGCAAAGCGATCCCCTGAAGGTTTCTCTGAACATTTCAC CAAGGAAGGGTTGGTGCCCTTGGTTGAATacaatgagaaaaaaatatttgaggTAAAACTTAAGGAAATGAAGTCTGCTTTGACAACCCAGATAGCAGAAGAATCTGATATATCTGAAGTCATTGAGAATGTCAAACAACGTGTTAATGATGCTAAATTACCTGATATTGAGGTTGTACGAATTCTTTGGGATGTAATAATGGATGCTGTTCAGTGGTCTGGAAAGAACCAGCAGCAGAATGCCAATTCAGCTTTACGACAG GTCAAAACATGGGCAAAGCTGTTAAATTCGTTCTGCAGCAGTGGAAAACTTGAACTGGAGCTTATGTATAAGGTTCAGATGCAATGCTATGAGGATGCAAAATTGATGAAGCTATTCCCGGAGATTGTGAAGTCTCTCTATGACCAGGATGTCCTTGCGGAAGACACGATTCTTTACTGGTTCCGCAAAGGATTAAACCCAAAGGGCAG GCAAACCTTCGTGAAAGCCCTGGAGCCCTTCGTGAATTGGCTGGAGGAAGCCGAAGAAGAGGAATAA
- the LOC107909100 gene encoding riboflavin biosynthesis protein PYRR, chloroplastic isoform X2: MALSFAVVASSSSIMCKAINANNHSHLQDLSYIKRAALISDKSAGFTSPHPNFGCVIVTPSVEVVGEGYLYAQGTKPAEVLAVEAAGERCRGATAYVNMEPGDCHGDDTAVSALVQAGITRAVIGMRHPLQHLRGNAIRALRSQGLQVDVLGEDMQSKLVEEARKACLLVNLPFVHRAASRVPFSVLKYAMTLDGKIAASSGHAAWISSKLSRNRVFELRGRSDAIIVGGNTVRRDNPRLTARHGGGHMPIRIVLSQSLDLPEEANLWDLSDVSTVVVTQRGARRSFQRYLASKGVEVFAFVAPKIIGGKNAPSPVGELGMVEMSQALDLIDVCFEQIGPDMLISGFLQPIPDLTPTIPSEDETFAIDPTVAPFETSIIFFYKTWDLYGAFSNFSPHPIQMPDEDGNYVTWFSVEHYYQANKFIGVSNPLAQDCIDKIKSAKSPEEAARMGRLTQRRQPHLVRSDWESVKIDVMYRALKCKFSIYPHLNSMLLSTAGSVLVEASPHDLFWGGGRDGEGLNYLGRLLMKLRSEFLGESSAASENTCIAL, translated from the exons ATGGCGCTCTCATTTGCAGTTGTAGCTTCCTCATCTTCAATAATGTGCAAAGCTATTAATGCCAACAACCACTCGCACCTTCAAGACTTATCGTACATCAAACGCGCCGCCCTTATATCCGACAAGTCTGCTGGGTTTACTTCCCCGCACCCAAATTTTGGATGCGTTATTGTTACACCCTCGGTCGAAGTGGTTGGGGAAGGTTACTTGTATGCCCAAGGTACAAAGCCGGCGGAGGTTCTGGCAGTTGAGGCCGCCGGCGAACGGTGTAGAGGCGCGACCGCTTATGTTAATATGGAGCCTGGAGATTGCCATGGGGATGACACCGCCGTCTCCGCTCTTGTTCAG GCAGGGATCACAAGGGCTGTTATTGGAATGAGGCATCCTCTGCAGCATCTAAGAGGAAATGCTATACGTGCATTAAGGAGCCAAGGTTTGCAGGTTGATGTTCTTGGAGAGGATATGCAAAGTAAACTTGTGGAG GAAGCTCGAAAGGCATGTCTCCTtgtcaacttaccttttgttcaTAGAGCTGCTTCTCGTGTTCCATTTTCTGTTCTTAAGTATGCAATGACCCTTGATG GTAAAATAGCTGCAAGTAGTGGACATGCAGCATGGATAAGCAGCAAGTTGTCTAGGAATCGAGTTTTTGAGTTACGGGGTAGAAGCGATGCCATTATAGTTGGAGGGAACACTGTGCGTAGGGACA ACCCAAGACTGACAGCAAGACATGGAGGTGGGCATATGCCAATTCGAATTGTACTGTCTCAATCGCTTGATCTTCCTGAGGAGGCAAATCTTTGGGACCTATCTGATGTATCTACTGTAGTTGTAACACAAAGGGGAGCAAGGAGGAGTTTCCAGAGATATCTTGCATCTAAAGGAGTTGAG GTTTTTGCATTTGTTGCTCCTAAAATTATTGGTGGGAAGAATGCTCCTTCTCCTGTGGGTGAGCTTGGGATGGTTGAGATGTCTCAAGCACTGGATTTGATTGACGTTTGCTTTGAGCAG ATTGGACCTGATATGCTCATCAGTGGATTTCTTCAGCCTATACCAGATTTAACGCCCACTATTCCTTCAGAAGATGAAACCTTTGCTATTGACCCTACTGTTGCTCCTTTTGAGACGAGCATCATATTCTTctataaaacatgggatcttTATGGCGCCTTCTCAAATTTTTCTCCTCATCCAATTCAAATGCCCGATGAAGATGGCAATTATGTCACTTGGTTTAGTGTAGAGCATTATTACCAG GCAAACAAGTTCATCGGAGTCAGCAATCCTCTAGCACAGGATTGCATAGACAAAATAAAATCAGCAAAAAGTCCAGAGGAAGCAGCACGAATGGGAAGGCTAACACAGCGGCGACAACCTCATCTG GTGAGATCTGATTGGGAAAGTGTGAAGATTGATGTTATGTATAGGGCACTAAAATGCAAGTTCTCGATATATCCTCACTTGAATTCCATGTTGCTATCGACTGCCGGGTCGGTCCTAGTTGAAGCTTCGCCTCACGATCTTTTCTGGGGTGGTGGGCGGGACGGCGAAGGCCTGAATTATCTTGGCAGGCTGCTGATGAAGTTGAGGTCAGAGTTTCTTGGTGAATCATCTGCTGCAAGTGAAAACACCTGCATAGCTTTATGA
- the LOC107909102 gene encoding 60S ribosomal protein L26-1: MKYNPRVSSSRRKNRKAHFTAPSSVRRLLMSAPLTLELRSKYNVRSMPVRKDDEVQVVRGTYKGGEGKVVQVYRRKWVIHIERIAREKVNGSTVNVGVNPSKVVITKLRLDKDRKSLLDRKAKGRVAADKDKGAKFSAEDIMQSID; this comes from the coding sequence atgAAGTACAACCCCCGCGTCTCCTCTTCAAGGCGCAAGAACCGTAAGGCCCATTTCACGGCGCCGTCAAGCGTCCGCCGACTCCTAATGAGTGCTCCACTGACATTGGAGCTGCGGTCCAAGTACAACGTCCGGTCCATGCCGGTTCGCAAGGACGACGAGGTCCAAGTCGTACGTGGAACATACAAAGGCGGGGAAGGGAAAGTGGTTCAAGTATACCGTCGCAAATGGGTGATCCACATCGAGCGAATCGCTCGGGAGAAGGTCAATGGGTCAACCGTCAATGTTGGGGTCAACCCTTCGAAAGTGGTGATTACGAAGCTGAGACTCGATAAGGACCGGAAGAGTTTGTTGGACCGGAAAGCCAAAGGAAGGGTTGCCGCCGACAAGGATAAAGGTGCTAAGTTTAGTGCTGAGGATATTATGCAGAGTATTGATTGA
- the LOC107909100 gene encoding riboflavin biosynthesis protein PYRR, chloroplastic isoform X1, giving the protein MALSFAVVASSSSIMCKAINANNHSHLQDLSYIKRAALISDKSAGFTSPHPNFGCVIVTPSVEVVGEGYLYAQGTKPAEVLAVEAAGERCRGATAYVNMEPGDCHGDDTAVSALVQAGITRAVIGMRHPLQHLRGNAIRALRSQGLQVDVLGEDMQSKLVEEARKACLLVNLPFVHRAASRVPFSVLKYAMTLDGKIAASSGHAAWISSKLSRNRVFELRGRSDAIIVGGNTVRRDNPRLTARHGGGHMPIRIVLSQSLDLPEEANLWDLSDVSTVVVTQRGARRSFQRYLASKGVEVVEFDILNPRDVMEYFHDRGYLSILWECGGTLAASAISLGVIHKVFAFVAPKIIGGKNAPSPVGELGMVEMSQALDLIDVCFEQIGPDMLISGFLQPIPDLTPTIPSEDETFAIDPTVAPFETSIIFFYKTWDLYGAFSNFSPHPIQMPDEDGNYVTWFSVEHYYQANKFIGVSNPLAQDCIDKIKSAKSPEEAARMGRLTQRRQPHLVRSDWESVKIDVMYRALKCKFSIYPHLNSMLLSTAGSVLVEASPHDLFWGGGRDGEGLNYLGRLLMKLRSEFLGESSAASENTCIAL; this is encoded by the exons ATGGCGCTCTCATTTGCAGTTGTAGCTTCCTCATCTTCAATAATGTGCAAAGCTATTAATGCCAACAACCACTCGCACCTTCAAGACTTATCGTACATCAAACGCGCCGCCCTTATATCCGACAAGTCTGCTGGGTTTACTTCCCCGCACCCAAATTTTGGATGCGTTATTGTTACACCCTCGGTCGAAGTGGTTGGGGAAGGTTACTTGTATGCCCAAGGTACAAAGCCGGCGGAGGTTCTGGCAGTTGAGGCCGCCGGCGAACGGTGTAGAGGCGCGACCGCTTATGTTAATATGGAGCCTGGAGATTGCCATGGGGATGACACCGCCGTCTCCGCTCTTGTTCAG GCAGGGATCACAAGGGCTGTTATTGGAATGAGGCATCCTCTGCAGCATCTAAGAGGAAATGCTATACGTGCATTAAGGAGCCAAGGTTTGCAGGTTGATGTTCTTGGAGAGGATATGCAAAGTAAACTTGTGGAG GAAGCTCGAAAGGCATGTCTCCTtgtcaacttaccttttgttcaTAGAGCTGCTTCTCGTGTTCCATTTTCTGTTCTTAAGTATGCAATGACCCTTGATG GTAAAATAGCTGCAAGTAGTGGACATGCAGCATGGATAAGCAGCAAGTTGTCTAGGAATCGAGTTTTTGAGTTACGGGGTAGAAGCGATGCCATTATAGTTGGAGGGAACACTGTGCGTAGGGACA ACCCAAGACTGACAGCAAGACATGGAGGTGGGCATATGCCAATTCGAATTGTACTGTCTCAATCGCTTGATCTTCCTGAGGAGGCAAATCTTTGGGACCTATCTGATGTATCTACTGTAGTTGTAACACAAAGGGGAGCAAGGAGGAGTTTCCAGAGATATCTTGCATCTAAAGGAGTTGAGGTAGTGGAATTCGACATCTTAAACCCTAGGGATGTAATGGAATATTTTCATGACCGTGGATACCTCTCCATTTTATGGGAGTGTGGAGGAACTCTAGCTGCATCTGCTATTTCATTGGGTGTAATACACAAG GTTTTTGCATTTGTTGCTCCTAAAATTATTGGTGGGAAGAATGCTCCTTCTCCTGTGGGTGAGCTTGGGATGGTTGAGATGTCTCAAGCACTGGATTTGATTGACGTTTGCTTTGAGCAG ATTGGACCTGATATGCTCATCAGTGGATTTCTTCAGCCTATACCAGATTTAACGCCCACTATTCCTTCAGAAGATGAAACCTTTGCTATTGACCCTACTGTTGCTCCTTTTGAGACGAGCATCATATTCTTctataaaacatgggatcttTATGGCGCCTTCTCAAATTTTTCTCCTCATCCAATTCAAATGCCCGATGAAGATGGCAATTATGTCACTTGGTTTAGTGTAGAGCATTATTACCAG GCAAACAAGTTCATCGGAGTCAGCAATCCTCTAGCACAGGATTGCATAGACAAAATAAAATCAGCAAAAAGTCCAGAGGAAGCAGCACGAATGGGAAGGCTAACACAGCGGCGACAACCTCATCTG GTGAGATCTGATTGGGAAAGTGTGAAGATTGATGTTATGTATAGGGCACTAAAATGCAAGTTCTCGATATATCCTCACTTGAATTCCATGTTGCTATCGACTGCCGGGTCGGTCCTAGTTGAAGCTTCGCCTCACGATCTTTTCTGGGGTGGTGGGCGGGACGGCGAAGGCCTGAATTATCTTGGCAGGCTGCTGATGAAGTTGAGGTCAGAGTTTCTTGGTGAATCATCTGCTGCAAGTGAAAACACCTGCATAGCTTTATGA
- the LOC107909100 gene encoding riboflavin biosynthesis protein PYRR, chloroplastic isoform X3 gives MRHPLQHLRGNAIRALRSQGLQVDVLGEDMQSKLVEEARKACLLVNLPFVHRAASRVPFSVLKYAMTLDGKIAASSGHAAWISSKLSRNRVFELRGRSDAIIVGGNTVRRDNPRLTARHGGGHMPIRIVLSQSLDLPEEANLWDLSDVSTVVVTQRGARRSFQRYLASKGVEVVEFDILNPRDVMEYFHDRGYLSILWECGGTLAASAISLGVIHKVFAFVAPKIIGGKNAPSPVGELGMVEMSQALDLIDVCFEQIGPDMLISGFLQPIPDLTPTIPSEDETFAIDPTVAPFETSIIFFYKTWDLYGAFSNFSPHPIQMPDEDGNYVTWFSVEHYYQANKFIGVSNPLAQDCIDKIKSAKSPEEAARMGRLTQRRQPHLVRSDWESVKIDVMYRALKCKFSIYPHLNSMLLSTAGSVLVEASPHDLFWGGGRDGEGLNYLGRLLMKLRSEFLGESSAASENTCIAL, from the exons ATGAGGCATCCTCTGCAGCATCTAAGAGGAAATGCTATACGTGCATTAAGGAGCCAAGGTTTGCAGGTTGATGTTCTTGGAGAGGATATGCAAAGTAAACTTGTGGAG GAAGCTCGAAAGGCATGTCTCCTtgtcaacttaccttttgttcaTAGAGCTGCTTCTCGTGTTCCATTTTCTGTTCTTAAGTATGCAATGACCCTTGATG GTAAAATAGCTGCAAGTAGTGGACATGCAGCATGGATAAGCAGCAAGTTGTCTAGGAATCGAGTTTTTGAGTTACGGGGTAGAAGCGATGCCATTATAGTTGGAGGGAACACTGTGCGTAGGGACA ACCCAAGACTGACAGCAAGACATGGAGGTGGGCATATGCCAATTCGAATTGTACTGTCTCAATCGCTTGATCTTCCTGAGGAGGCAAATCTTTGGGACCTATCTGATGTATCTACTGTAGTTGTAACACAAAGGGGAGCAAGGAGGAGTTTCCAGAGATATCTTGCATCTAAAGGAGTTGAGGTAGTGGAATTCGACATCTTAAACCCTAGGGATGTAATGGAATATTTTCATGACCGTGGATACCTCTCCATTTTATGGGAGTGTGGAGGAACTCTAGCTGCATCTGCTATTTCATTGGGTGTAATACACAAG GTTTTTGCATTTGTTGCTCCTAAAATTATTGGTGGGAAGAATGCTCCTTCTCCTGTGGGTGAGCTTGGGATGGTTGAGATGTCTCAAGCACTGGATTTGATTGACGTTTGCTTTGAGCAG ATTGGACCTGATATGCTCATCAGTGGATTTCTTCAGCCTATACCAGATTTAACGCCCACTATTCCTTCAGAAGATGAAACCTTTGCTATTGACCCTACTGTTGCTCCTTTTGAGACGAGCATCATATTCTTctataaaacatgggatcttTATGGCGCCTTCTCAAATTTTTCTCCTCATCCAATTCAAATGCCCGATGAAGATGGCAATTATGTCACTTGGTTTAGTGTAGAGCATTATTACCAG GCAAACAAGTTCATCGGAGTCAGCAATCCTCTAGCACAGGATTGCATAGACAAAATAAAATCAGCAAAAAGTCCAGAGGAAGCAGCACGAATGGGAAGGCTAACACAGCGGCGACAACCTCATCTG GTGAGATCTGATTGGGAAAGTGTGAAGATTGATGTTATGTATAGGGCACTAAAATGCAAGTTCTCGATATATCCTCACTTGAATTCCATGTTGCTATCGACTGCCGGGTCGGTCCTAGTTGAAGCTTCGCCTCACGATCTTTTCTGGGGTGGTGGGCGGGACGGCGAAGGCCTGAATTATCTTGGCAGGCTGCTGATGAAGTTGAGGTCAGAGTTTCTTGGTGAATCATCTGCTGCAAGTGAAAACACCTGCATAGCTTTATGA
- the LOC107909099 gene encoding basic leucine zipper and W2 domain-containing protein 2 isoform X2 has product MSSKEKPTLGGTRIKTRKRNIAAPLDPAAFADAVVQIYLDNAGDLELVAKNLESSDLNFSRYGDTFFEVVFTGGRTQPGTIKPDEGERHPYSVIECEAKREAILPSVIYIQKILRRRPFLIKNLENVMQRLLQSLELFEDNERKKLAIFTALAFSQKLSGLPPETVFQPLLKDNLVVKGLVLSFITDFFKEYLVDNSLEDLISILKRGKMEDNLLDFFPSAKRSPEGFSEHFTKEGLVPLVEYNEKKIFEVKLKEMKSALTTQIAEESDISEVIENVKQRVNDAKLPDIEVVRILWDVIMDAVQWSGKNQQQNANSALRQVKTWAKLLNSFCSSGKLELELMYKVQMQCYEDAKLMKLFPEIVKSLYDQDVLAEDTILYWFRKGLNPKGRYVFSLHIFAFISLKNV; this is encoded by the exons Atgag CTCGAAGGAGAAACCCACTCtcgg TGGTACGCGGATTAAGACCCGCAAACGGAATATTGCTGCGCCTCTGGACCCTGCAGCATTTGCTGATGCAGTTGTCCAGATCTATTTGGATAATGCTGGTGATCTG GAACTTGTTGCCAAGAACCTTGAATCTTCTGATCTTAACTTCTCAAGATACGGTGACACTTTCTTTGAG GTTGTTTTCACCGGGGGCCGCACACAACCAGGCACAATCAAACCTGATGAGGGGGAGCGCCACCCTTACTCTGTAATAGAGTGTGAGGCTAAACGTGAAGCCATTTTGCCATCTGTGATCTACATACAGAAAATCTTGCGTCGAAGGCCTTTTCTGATAAAGAATCTTGAAAATGTTATGCAAAGATTGTTGCAGTCCTTGGAGCTGTTTGAGGACAATGAAAGGAAGAAGCTTGCAATTTTCACAGCACTTGCTTTTTCCCAGAAGCTATCAGGGCTGCCACCTGAGACTGTGTTCCAGCCACTGCTCAAGGACAATCTTGTGGTCAAAGGGCTAGTTCTTTCATTCATAACAGACTTCTTCAAGGAGTATCTGGTGGATAATAGCCTTGAAGATTTAATTTCAATTCTGAAGCGAGGGAAAATGGAGGACAATCTCCTGGACTTCTTTCCATCTGCAAAGCGATCCCCTGAAGGTTTCTCTGAACATTTCAC CAAGGAAGGGTTGGTGCCCTTGGTTGAATacaatgagaaaaaaatatttgaggTAAAACTTAAGGAAATGAAGTCTGCTTTGACAACCCAGATAGCAGAAGAATCTGATATATCTGAAGTCATTGAGAATGTCAAACAACGTGTTAATGATGCTAAATTACCTGATATTGAGGTTGTACGAATTCTTTGGGATGTAATAATGGATGCTGTTCAGTGGTCTGGAAAGAACCAGCAGCAGAATGCCAATTCAGCTTTACGACAG GTCAAAACATGGGCAAAGCTGTTAAATTCGTTCTGCAGCAGTGGAAAACTTGAACTGGAGCTTATGTATAAGGTTCAGATGCAATGCTATGAGGATGCAAAATTGATGAAGCTATTCCCGGAGATTGTGAAGTCTCTCTATGACCAGGATGTCCTTGCGGAAGACACGATTCTTTACTGGTTCCGCAAAGGATTAAACCCAAAGGGCAGGTATGTGTTTTCTCTTCATATTTTTGCTTTCATATCATTGA AAAATGTATGA
- the LOC107909101 gene encoding uncharacterized protein isoform X1, whose amino-acid sequence MAGICGPNPILHLHRTITQSPLNLHRVHGGARWCCCSVSPENENKTRTPPLLRLAVSGVTELLRLFSSSAQGNRADYQLKSEDRDENSASDIDDVLRILKADYENAYFVTGNFSSAIYAEDCLFEDPTIRFRGKELYSRNLKLLVPFFDSPSIRLQKIEKGANMETDFVAATWRLRTYLKLPWRPLTSVNGSTIYELDEKLKIVRHAESWDVTALEAIGQIFTPSIGRPNDYAGVFTCSR is encoded by the exons ATGGCGGGAATTTGTGGTCCAAATCCGATTCTACATCTCCACCGCACCATCACTCAATCACCGTTAAATTTACACAGAGTCCACGGCGGAGCACGGTGGTGTTGCTGCTCAGTTTCACcggaaaatgaaaataaaactagAACGCCGCCGCTTTTAAGACTGGCAGTGAGTGGTGTTACTGAGTTGCTTAGGCTCTTTTCTTCTTCCGCCCAAGGCAACAG aGCTGATTACCAATTGAAGAGTGAGGATAGAGATGAAAATTCAGCCTCCGATATTGATGATGTTTTAAGAATCCTTAAAGCTGATTATGAGAATGCTTACTTTGTTACAg GAAATTTCAGTTCTGCAATCTATGCTGAAGATTGTCTCTTTGAAGATCCAACTATTCGATTCCGAG GTAAGGAGCTGTATTCTCGCAATTTGAAATTGCTTGTTCCTTTCTTTGACAGCCCTTCAATTAGATTACAAAAGATTGAGAAG GGTGCCAACATGGAAACAGATTTTGTAGCGGCAACTTGGAGATTAAG AACATACCTGAAGCTTCCATGGAGGCCTCTTACTTCAGTTAATGGAAGCACCATCTATGAATTGGATGAGAAGCTTAAA ATTGTACGGCATGCTGAGAGTTGGGATGTGACAGCACTGGAAGCAATTGGTCAGATATTCACCCCTAGTATTGGAAGGCCAAATGA CTATGCAGGTGTTTTCACTTGCAGCAGATGA
- the LOC107909101 gene encoding uncharacterized protein isoform X2 has translation MAGICGPNPILHLHRTITQSPLNLHRVHGGARWCCCSVSPENENKTRTPPLLRLAVSGVTELLRLFSSSAQGNRADYQLKSEDRDENSASDIDDVLRILKADYENAYFVTGKELYSRNLKLLVPFFDSPSIRLQKIEKGANMETDFVAATWRLRTYLKLPWRPLTSVNGSTIYELDEKLKIVRHAESWDVTALEAIGQIFTPSIGRPNE, from the exons ATGGCGGGAATTTGTGGTCCAAATCCGATTCTACATCTCCACCGCACCATCACTCAATCACCGTTAAATTTACACAGAGTCCACGGCGGAGCACGGTGGTGTTGCTGCTCAGTTTCACcggaaaatgaaaataaaactagAACGCCGCCGCTTTTAAGACTGGCAGTGAGTGGTGTTACTGAGTTGCTTAGGCTCTTTTCTTCTTCCGCCCAAGGCAACAG aGCTGATTACCAATTGAAGAGTGAGGATAGAGATGAAAATTCAGCCTCCGATATTGATGATGTTTTAAGAATCCTTAAAGCTGATTATGAGAATGCTTACTTTGTTACAg GTAAGGAGCTGTATTCTCGCAATTTGAAATTGCTTGTTCCTTTCTTTGACAGCCCTTCAATTAGATTACAAAAGATTGAGAAG GGTGCCAACATGGAAACAGATTTTGTAGCGGCAACTTGGAGATTAAG AACATACCTGAAGCTTCCATGGAGGCCTCTTACTTCAGTTAATGGAAGCACCATCTATGAATTGGATGAGAAGCTTAAA ATTGTACGGCATGCTGAGAGTTGGGATGTGACAGCACTGGAAGCAATTGGTCAGATATTCACCCCTAGTATTGGAAGGCCAAATGAGTAA